AGCGGAAGGACGATGCGCAGCAGGATGCCGTACGTCGTCAGCCCGTCGATCGCCGCGGCCTCTTCGAGGTCCTCGGGGAAGTTCTCGAAAAAAGCCTTCATCACCAGGAGGTTGAAGATGCTGATCGCGTTCGGGATCACGATCGCCCAGATGGTGTTCTTGAACCCCAGGGTGTTGATCAGGATGTAGTTCGGAATGAGCCCGCCGTTGAAGAACATCGTGAACACGGCGATGCCGATGAAGAAGGCCCGCCCCTTGAGGTGCCGTTTCGACAGCGCGTAGGCGAACGACGTCGTGAGCACCATCGCGATGGCGGTCGCCACGACCGTATAGACCACCGTATTGCCGTAGTTCCGCCAGAACAGCGGGTCGCTCATGACATACCCGAACGTGGTGACGTTGAACCCCATGGGGATGAGATTCACCTGTCCGGAGTTGATGTACGCCTCGGAGCTGAACGCCTGGGCGACGACGTTCAGGAAGGGGTACAGGGTGATGAAGCAGATCGCCACGATGAGGACGGCGTTGATCACCCGGAACACCGTGTAGCTGCGGGAGTCCTTGATCCCCCCCTGCGTCGACGGCCGGAAGATCCTGTCGGCACGGCGGCGGACCGGCGTGCGGATACTGGTGGTCACCACAGGCTCGTCCCCACTGCTCGGCGCGAGATCGCATTGGCGGAAAGAATCAGGGTCAGGCCGATGAGCGCCTCGAACAGGCCGATCGCCGTGGCATACGAGAAGTTGCTCGAGATGATGCCGACCCGATACAGGTACGTGGATATGACGTCGGCTGTCGGGTACAGCAGTGGGTTGTACAACAGCAGCACCTTCTCGAACCCGACGGCCATGAATGTGCCGATGTTGAGGATGAGCAGGACGATCATCGTGGGTCGGATGCCCGGTAGCGTGACGTGCCAGATCTGGCGCCAGCGGTTGGCCCCGTCGATGCGTGCGGCCTCATAGAGCTGCGGATCGATGGTCGTGAGGGCCGCGAGGTAGAGGATCGTGCCCCAACCGACGGTCTGCCAGATCTCCGAGCTGACGTATATGGAGCGGAACCATTCGGGCAACTGCATGAAGGGGATGGCTTCGCCCCCGAAGAACTGGATCCCCTGGTTGATGGAGCCGCGGAGCGCGGTGAGCTGGAGCACCATGCCGGCGACGATGACGATCGACATGAAGTGGGGCAGGTAGGAGATGGACTGCGCGATGCGCTTGAAGCGCCGCGAACGCAGCTCATTGAACATCAGAGCGAGGATGATCGGCAGCGGGAACACGATCGCGAGCGTCAACCCGCCCAGGATCACCGTGTTCCAGAACGCCCGCCAGAAGGTCGGGTCGTTGATGAACAGCTCCACGTAACGCAGTCCGACCCACTCGTCACCGAACATGCTCCCGCCGGGGCGGAAGCGGCGGAAGGCGATGACATTCCCCGCCATCGGCACATACCGGAAGATCAGCAGGAAGATGATGGGGAGAACCAGCAGCGAGTAGAGGCGCCAGTCGCGCTTCAGCGCTTTGCGCCAGGTCCGGCGCTGCCTGGGCGGACGGGATCGCCGGCCGCGGTCGGTCTTGCGCTGCTGGTCCTCGGCTTCTTCGCGCAGCTCGATCGCGTCGGCGAGGACGACGTTGCTGTTGACGGACACTGCGCTCCTTTGCGGGTGGTCATCTCTCAGAGAGGCCTGCGATCTCGCGGGAAAACTTTCGACTTCCCGTGCGATACCCGATGACGCTAACCTCTGGAAGAATCGATGTCAACGTTTTCATTCGATCTTGCTCCAGGGACGCCGCCGAGCCCGGCGGGTCACGAAACGATGGGAGAACCCCTGCAATGGCGCGCTTCGACCTGCCGGAATCGCAACTCCGGACCTACCGTCCCGACGTCCCTGAGCCGCCGGGCTTCGACTCCTTCTGGCGCGAGACGATCGCCGATGCCCGGGCGCAGGCCACCGGCGTCCGACGTACGCCGACGGCCGCTCCGCTGGATCTCGTGACCGTCGAGGACGTCGTCTTCTCCGGCTACGCGGGCGACCCCGTGCGGGCCTGGCTCGTCCTTCCCGCCGGTGCGC
The Microbacterium sp. SLBN-154 DNA segment above includes these coding regions:
- a CDS encoding carbohydrate ABC transporter permease; the protein is MFRPSTQGGIKDSRSYTVFRVINAVLIVAICFITLYPFLNVVAQAFSSEAYINSGQVNLIPMGFNVTTFGYVMSDPLFWRNYGNTVVYTVVATAIAMVLTTSFAYALSKRHLKGRAFFIGIAVFTMFFNGGLIPNYILINTLGFKNTIWAIVIPNAISIFNLLVMKAFFENFPEDLEEAAAIDGLTTYGILLRIVLPLSKAVIATMVLFYAVSFWNSWFTAFLYLDQSELYPVTVYLRNLLAAATGGESLGAGMGSGESAQVAANVKAVTMLLTVLPIVCLYPFIQKYFVSGVMLGSVKQ
- a CDS encoding ABC transporter permease subunit translates to MELREEAEDQQRKTDRGRRSRPPRQRRTWRKALKRDWRLYSLLVLPIIFLLIFRYVPMAGNVIAFRRFRPGGSMFGDEWVGLRYVELFINDPTFWRAFWNTVILGGLTLAIVFPLPIILALMFNELRSRRFKRIAQSISYLPHFMSIVIVAGMVLQLTALRGSINQGIQFFGGEAIPFMQLPEWFRSIYVSSEIWQTVGWGTILYLAALTTIDPQLYEAARIDGANRWRQIWHVTLPGIRPTMIVLLILNIGTFMAVGFEKVLLLYNPLLYPTADVISTYLYRVGIISSNFSYATAIGLFEALIGLTLILSANAISRRAVGTSLW